The nucleotide sequence GAGGTCGCGCGCCACGACCTCAATGTCTCCGCCACCGCGCAGGGCCTGTTCACCTCGCAGCCCGGGATCAGCAAGCAGGTCCGCCTGCTCGAGGATGAACTCGGCGTCGAGATCTTCGAGCGTAGCGGCAAGCATCTGACACGGGTCACGCCGGCCGGCGAGATCATTCTCGCGAAGGCGGGCGAGATCCTGCGCACGGTCGAGTCGATAAAGAAAGTCGCGCAGGAGTTTCGTAACGACCACAAGGGCACGCTCTCGATCGCGACCACCCACACGCAGGCGCGTTATGCCTTGCCCCCGACCATCAAGGCGTTCATGGAGCGCTACCCCGAGGTGTCGCTGCATATGCACCAGGGTACGCCGGTCCAGATCTCGGAAATGGCCGCTGACGGCACCGTGGATTTTGCGATTGCCACCGAAGCTCTGGAGTTGTTTTCCGACCTGGTGATGATGCCCTGTTATGAATGGAACCGCTGCGTGATCGTGCCACGCGGACATCCACTCGCCGCGCTCGGGACGCTGAGCATCGAGGAGGTCGCGAAGTACCCGCTGGTCACCTATGTATTCGGGTTCACCGGCCGCTCGCGCCTCGACGAGGCATTCCACTCGCGGGGGCTCACGCCGCGCGTGGTATTCACCGCCACCGACGCCGATGTGATCAAGACCTATGTGCGCCTCGGTCTCGGCATCGGGATCATCGCGCACATGGCGGTTGACGAGACGCTGGACCGCGATCTGGTAGCGCTCGATGCCAGCAAGCTGTTCCGTCCGAGCGTGACCAAGATCGGTTTTCGCCGCGGCACGTTCCTGCGCGGCTACATGTACGAGTTCATCGAGTTGTTTGCTCCGCACCTCACCCGTAGCGTGGTCGACGAAGCCTGGCATCGGCACAGCAATGCGGAGGTCGAAAACCTGTTTGCGGGTTTCGAACTTCCGGTTTATTGATTGGCCCGGCAGTGCGCGCGGCGCCAGTCGTGCACGACGGAATTCTTGGGTATCTGCCTGCGGGCAGATTTATTCACACAGTGGAGAACCCAGTGGAGATAGCCTGTCTCGACCTTGAAGGAGTGCTGATTCCGGAAATATGGATCGAATTCGCCGAGCGCACCGGCATCAGCGAATTGCGCGCCACGACCCGCGATATTCCCGATTACGACGTGCTGATGAAGCAGCGCCTGCGCTTGCTCGACGAGCATGGCTTGCGCCTGCCCGATATCCAGGCGGTGATCGACACCATGGAGCCGTTGCCCGGAGCGCTTGAATTCCTCGACTGGCTGCGCGAGCGCTTCCAGGTGCTGATCCTCTCGGATACCTACTACCAGTTTTCCGCGCCGCTGATGCGCCAGCTCGGCTGGCCGGCGCTGTTCTGCCACCGCCTCGAGGTTGATGAAAGCGGGCGGGTCACGGACTATGTGCTGCGCCAGAAGGATCCCAAGCGCCATTCGGTCAAGGCGATCAAATCGCTGAATTTCCGGGTCATAGCGGCCGGCGATTCCTACAACGACATCACCATGCTGAGCGAGGCGGATGCGGGCATCCTGTTCAATGCGCCGGCCAATGTGATCGCCGAATTTCCGCAATTCCCGGCGGTCGAGGGTTACGATCTGCTGCGCGAGGAATTCAGGCGAGCGAGCCTGCGCGATCTCTGAGTGCGGGCTGCACGGCACATTCGAGCAAGCCGTTCAGCAGAGGCTCTATCTTGAGCAGTGACTCGCGGTATTCGGTTTCGCAGTCCGAGTCGGCGACGATGCCGCCGCCGCCCCAACTGTGGATATGCCCCGCCGCGTGCACCAGGGTGCGGATCGCGATGCTGGTGTCCATGGTGCCGCTCGCGGACACGTAACCGATCGAGCCGCAGTAGACGCTGCGGGCATCGGGTTCGAGTTCATCGATGATCTGCATCGCGCGGATTTTCGGAGCGCCGGTGATCGAGCCGCCGGGAAAACAGTTCGCGAGCACCTCGAGCGGGGTGCGCCCCGGTGCGATCTGCCCGGTTACCACGCTGACCAGGTGGTGCACATTGGCATAGCTTTCCAGTCCGCAGAGCTTCTCCACCCGCACACTGCCGGTGCGGCAGGTCCTGCCCAGATCGTTGCGCATCAGGTCGACGATCATGATGTTCTCGGCGCGATCCTTCGCGGAAGCCAGCAGACGTTCCACCTGGTGTTGGTCGGCATCGGAGCGGGTGGCGCGGCGCATGGTGCCCTTGATCGGGCGCGTCTCGACACGTCCGTCCCTGATGTGGAGAAAGCGTTCGGGCGAGAAGCTGAGGACCGTGGCCTCCCCGGCGGTCATGAATGCGGAGAACGGCGACGCCATGCGTGCGCGCAGCCTGCGGTAGGCATGCCAGGGATCACCGCTGCAGCGTGCCGTGAGCCGCTGCGCAAGGTTGACCTGGTAGCAGTCGCCATCGAGGATGTAGCGCTGGATTTGCGCAAAGGCGCGCGCATAGGCCTCGCGATCGAGGTTCGAATCGAAGTTCGACTCGAGGCGAAATGCCGTGCTTTCCTCCACCGCTGGCACACTGCTCAGGCCGATCAGTTCCTGGCGTTGCCCGGCCCCGATCGAGTCGCTGAAAATCAGCGCGCACTGGCCCCGGTCGTGATCCTGCATCAGTGCCCATGGATAGATGCCGATCTGCATCTGCGGCGTGAACCCGGGTTCATCCGCTACCGGCAGGCGGGCCATGCGCCGGCCGAGTTCGTAACCGAAAAAACCTATCGCGCCACCGCTGAACGGCCACTCGCCGACGAGCGGCCGTCGGCGCGGCAGATAGGTGTCGAGTGCGGCATCGAGCAGTTCGAAAGGGTCGCGCGCGCTTGCTTCGACGCCGCAGGCGCTAGCGATATGCGTGAGCAAGCCGCGCGTGCGCAACTCGCACAGCGGGCTTGCCGCCATCAGGTCGAAGCGACCGGCGCTGCAATGGGGGCGCGCGCTGTCGAGAAAGACCGCGCCCGGCAGATGCCGCAGACGCGCGAAATACTCGCAGCTGTCGCTCAGGTAAGGCAGGGGGTGGACAAGCATTGCGTTCCCGCGGTATCGCAACTCGGGCCCGGCCGGCGCGAACTGCATCCAACCCTGGTCGGAGGTACCGGCATACATGATCCCATATCTCTTGATATCATAAGCCTAACTTATTAATGTGTCGCGGTTTTTCTGTTCGTGGACCGCCTGCTCGAGGGCGCACTCCCAAGCTGTCTGCAGGACATCCATTGGCACGGCGGGAATTGCCTTTTGCTTGGCAATCTGCAACGCGGTGTGCCATTGTTCCGGACCGGCGAAGCCGGTAGACGACGCGAAATTCGAAACGAGGACCCGCCCCAGATGAGCGAGCGTAGCGTAGCCGATTTTTCACTCGACAATCCGTTTGGCGAAACAACGGATGTGGAGTTCATGGTGCCGGGGCAGATTGGCTACCAGCCCGGTCTGTACGAGCAGGCCCTCGCGGCTGGCTATGCGCTGCAGCAGCGGCCGCGGCTGGCTGCCGGGGTGGTCAACATCCAGCGTCAGCACCACAAGGAGCGGATGACGATCTGGGAGCGAATCAAGGTGCTGGCCGATGGCGAGCCCACGGTTCTTTTCCAGAACTGGGGCGAGAATCTCGACGGGGCCTCGCTGGTGACCGCGCTGATCAAGGTCAATGGCCGCGATGTTGCCATCTACGGGCACGATTTCACGGTGCGCGCAGGCTCGATGGATGCCACCAATGGGCGCAAGCTTGCGCGGCTGTTCGAGCTGGCGGGCAAGCGCCGCATCCCGCTGGTGGGGCTCAATGACAGCGCCGGCGCCTACGTGCCTGCCGGAGTGGGTGGGCTGGACGGGTACGCCGAGGCCTTTACCGCGCTGCGCAAGATCAGCGGCGTGGTTCCGAGCATCATGTGCATGTTCGGTTTCAATGCCGGCGGCGGCTCCTACCTGCCACGCCAGGGCAGTTTCGTGATCCAGCCACGCGGGACCTTTTTCGGTCTTACCGGGCCGGGCGTGGTGAAGTCGGTGCTTGGCGAAGACGTGACTCCGGAGGAACTCGGCGGGCCGGATGTACATTCGCAGTCCGGGGTCACCGATTTCGTGGTCGAGGATGAAGTCAGTGCGCTGCGCAAAGTGCGCGAGATCCTCAACTATATTCCCAACAATAATGCCGAGCTGGCGCGCTACCAGCCCACCTCGGATCCGATCGATCGCAAGAC is from Gammaproteobacteria bacterium and encodes:
- the thrH gene encoding bifunctional phosphoserine phosphatase/homoserine phosphotransferase ThrH; translation: MEIACLDLEGVLIPEIWIEFAERTGISELRATTRDIPDYDVLMKQRLRLLDEHGLRLPDIQAVIDTMEPLPGALEFLDWLRERFQVLILSDTYYQFSAPLMRQLGWPALFCHRLEVDESGRVTDYVLRQKDPKRHSVKAIKSLNFRVIAAGDSYNDITMLSEADAGILFNAPANVIAEFPQFPAVEGYDLLREEFRRASLRDL
- the cysB gene encoding HTH-type transcriptional regulator CysB produces the protein MKLQQLRYIWEVARHDLNVSATAQGLFTSQPGISKQVRLLEDELGVEIFERSGKHLTRVTPAGEIILAKAGEILRTVESIKKVAQEFRNDHKGTLSIATTHTQARYALPPTIKAFMERYPEVSLHMHQGTPVQISEMAADGTVDFAIATEALELFSDLVMMPCYEWNRCVIVPRGHPLAALGTLSIEEVAKYPLVTYVFGFTGRSRLDEAFHSRGLTPRVVFTATDADVIKTYVRLGLGIGIIAHMAVDETLDRDLVALDASKLFRPSVTKIGFRRGTFLRGYMYEFIELFAPHLTRSVVDEAWHRHSNAEVENLFAGFELPVY
- the pabB gene encoding aminodeoxychorismate synthase component I, which produces MLVHPLPYLSDSCEYFARLRHLPGAVFLDSARPHCSAGRFDLMAASPLCELRTRGLLTHIASACGVEASARDPFELLDAALDTYLPRRRPLVGEWPFSGGAIGFFGYELGRRMARLPVADEPGFTPQMQIGIYPWALMQDHDRGQCALIFSDSIGAGQRQELIGLSSVPAVEESTAFRLESNFDSNLDREAYARAFAQIQRYILDGDCYQVNLAQRLTARCSGDPWHAYRRLRARMASPFSAFMTAGEATVLSFSPERFLHIRDGRVETRPIKGTMRRATRSDADQHQVERLLASAKDRAENIMIVDLMRNDLGRTCRTGSVRVEKLCGLESYANVHHLVSVVTGQIAPGRTPLEVLANCFPGGSITGAPKIRAMQIIDELEPDARSVYCGSIGYVSASGTMDTSIAIRTLVHAAGHIHSWGGGGIVADSDCETEYRESLLKIEPLLNGLLECAVQPALRDRAGSLA
- a CDS encoding acetyl-CoA carboxylase carboxyltransferase subunit codes for the protein MSERSVADFSLDNPFGETTDVEFMVPGQIGYQPGLYEQALAAGYALQQRPRLAAGVVNIQRQHHKERMTIWERIKVLADGEPTVLFQNWGENLDGASLVTALIKVNGRDVAIYGHDFTVRAGSMDATNGRKLARLFELAGKRRIPLVGLNDSAGAYVPAGVGGLDGYAEAFTALRKISGVVPSIMCMFGFNAGGGSYLPRQGSFVIQPRGTFFGLTGPGVVKSVLGEDVTPEELGGPDVHSQSGVTDFVVEDEVSALRKVREILNYIPNNNAELARYQPTSDPIDRKTWDVDILLKKAFNSPTGFNTPFDVSIIIQQICDHGDFMEVQADRARNTLTAFGRMGGQVVGFVANNSAVASGQIDIAAAFKNARFIRFCNLYNIPVVFMEDTTGFLPGREQEAGGIVHAGRAMLDAIIDLRTPRFLVILRNAFGGAYASYNNYPTGADFVIALPTTRAAVMGPAGMEFVYKDELRAIRGARQTRVADEQKKLRGAAASEAQAAELAKQRVDAWVKESEARLAARYEAELMNPNEALSLGSISQIVMPSELRKVITENLLFHIGHYRAEPFAGVQREFH